The Alphaproteobacteria bacterium genomic interval GCGCGCTGGTCGAGGCCTATGCCAAGGCGCAGGGCATGTGGCGCACCGCCGGTGCCGCCGAGCCGGTGTTCACCGACACGCTGTCCCTGAACCTCTCCGAGGTGGTGCCGGCGCTGGCCGGGCCGAAGCGGCCCCAGGACCGTGTCGACCTGCCGGACATTCCGGCCTCCATCGTCAAGGCCATGGAAGAACTGGGCACCGGCAACTCGACCCCGGTCGAGGGCAGCGACTACCAGATCGACCCCGGCGATGTGGTGATTGCGGCGATCACGTCGTGCACCAACACCTCGAACCCGTCGGTGCTGATGGCCGCCGGCCTGGTGGCGCGCAAGGCGCGGGCGAAGGGGCTGACCGTCAAGCCGTGGGTCAAGACCTCGCTCGCGCCCGGATCGCAGGTGGTCCAGGACTATCTGGAGCATTCCGGCCTGCAGGACGATCTGGATGCCCTCGGCTTCAACATCGTCGCCTTTGGCTGCACCACCTGCATCGGCAATTCCGGCCCGCTGCTGGAGCCGATCGCCGAGGCCATCGACAAGGGCAACATCACCGTCGGTTCGGTGCTGTCCGGCAACCGCAATTTCGAAGGCCGCGTGCACCCGCAGGTGAAGGCGAACTATCTGGCGAGCCCGCCGCTGGTGGTCGCCTATGCCATCGCCGGCTCGCTCAAGGTCAACGTGGCGACGGATTCGCTGGGCAAGGACCAGGACGGCAACGACGTTTATCTGAAGGACATCTGGCCCTCCAATGCGGAGGTGCAGGCGGCGCTGCGCGAGCACCTGACCCAGCAGATGTTCGAGGAGCGCTATGCCAACGTGCTGCAGGGCCCGAAGGAATGGCAGGCGATCAAGGTGTCCGGTGGCGAGACCTATCAGTGGAACAGCGGCTCCACCTATGTCCAGAACCCACCCTATTTCGAGGGCATGACGGCGGAGCCGGGCGCGGTGTCCAACATCGTTGGCGCGCGGCCGCTGGCGGTGCTGGGCGACTCGATCACCACCGATCACATCTCGCCCGCCGGCTCCATTGCCCGCAACGGCCCGGCCGGTGAGTATCTGACCGAGCATCAGGTGCGTCCGGTCGACTTCAACAGTTACGGTGCGCGCCGCGGCAACCACCAGGTGATGATGCGCGGCACCTTTGCCAATATCCGCATCCGCAACCAGATGGCGCCGGGCACCGAAGGCGGCGTGACCAAGCACCTGCCGTCGGGCGAGGTGATGAGCATGTACGACGCCTCGCAGCGCTATCAGGCGGAAGGCGTGCCGCTGGTCGTCATCGGCGGCAAGGAGTACGGCACCGGCTCCAGCCGCGACTGGGCGGCGAAGGGCACCTACCTGCTGGGCATCCGCGCGGTGATCACGGAGAGCTTCGAGCGCATTCACCGCTCGAACCTGGTGGGCATGGGCGTGCTGCCGCTGGTGTTCCAGAACGGCCAGAGCCGCGAAAGCCTGAAGCTGGACGGCTCCGAGACGTTCGACATTTCGGGCGTGACCGAGTTGAAGCCGCGCATGGAAATGGACTGCACCATCCACCGCGCCGACGGCTCCAGCGAGCAGATCAAGCTGCTTTGCCGGATCGATACGCTGGACGAGGTCGACTATTACAAGAATGGCGGCATTTTGCAGTATGTGCTGCGCAACATGATGAAAGCGGGCTAACCACTTCATCCGCAAAGCTTTCCCGGACGGCGCGTCAGCGCCGATCCGGGACCTCCCGCGTGGGTTTCCATACCCCCGGCGCGCGACCCGCACGCCGGGGTTTTTATGGTGGACATTTACGGGCCGGCAAGGCCCGGGCGGTAGGATCGCGCTTTGCCCGCCGTTCCGGGAGGCCCGCCCGCCATGCCCTTTGGTCTCTCCCGCCGCTTCGGACTCGCCCTGGCAGTGCTGCTAACCGTGGCCGTCCCGGCGTGGCCGGTGCGGGCGGAGCCGTTGCACGACGCGGTGATCGCCGGCGATGCGGACATGGTCCGCATGCTGTTGCGCGCGGGGGCGCGGGCGGACACGGCGGATATCGCCGGCCTGACGCCGCTTCATTACGCCGCTGCGCTGGGCAAGGCGGATGCCATTCCCCTTCTGATCGGCGCCGGCGCGGACCCGAACGCCCGCGATGCCCGCGGGGTGACGCCGCTCCATCTTGCCGCCGCCAGCGGTCGGACCGGGTCGGTCAAGGCGCTGTTGCTCGGCGGTGCCGATCCGAATCTCGGATTCCCGGCCGACGGGCAGGCGGTCTCGGCCGCCCGGCAACGGATTTCGGCCGCCGTGGATGTCTATATCGATTTGTTTAACGGACGTGCCAGGGAACATCGACCGTCGCATCGCCCGCACTAACCGGCGGCGGATCCGGCGCAATCCCGACTCCAAACCCGTGTGTGAGGTGGGTATACTCGGGCCAATCGAAAAAACCCGCCCTGGAGGACCGCCGCCCATGCTCAGTCGCGAACAGAACGACATGCTGACCCAGACCGACCCCGGCACGCCGATGGGCGAGTATTTCCGGCGGTTCTGGTTGCCGGTGGCGCTGGTCGAGGAAGTGCGGGAGGCCGATGGCCCGCCGGTCCGCGTCAATATCATGGGCGAGGAACTGGTCGCCTTCCGCGACAGCGAGGGCGAACTGGGGTTGATCGACGCCCGCTGCCCGCACCGCGGCGCCCACATGTTCTTCGGGCGCAACGAGGAATGCGGCCTGCGCTGCGTTTATCACGGTTGGAAGTTCGACCGCCACGGCAAGGCCATGGACCTGCCGAACGTGCCGGCCGACAGCAACCTGCACAAGACCGTGCGCACCAAGGCCTATCCGGTGCGGGAATTCGGCGAGATCGTTTGGGCCTATCTGGGGCCGGCGGCCGGCAAGCTGCCCGGCGGGCAGTTGCCGGAATTGCCGCTCCTGGAATTTGCCATGCTGCCGCCGTCGCAGCGCTATGTGACCAAGCAGTTGTTCGAGTGCAACTGGGCGCAGATCATGGAAGGCGACCTGGATACGGCGCATTTCAGCTTCCTGCACATGCCGGCGCCGACGGTGGCCGAGACCACCCACGCGCACAGCCAGGCGGACGAGAAGCGGCTGCGCTGGATGCGCGACGATCCGATGCCGCAGTTCGACGTGCTGGAGCACGAATGCGGCTTCGTCGTCGCCGGCGCGCGCAAGGCCGACGACAAGAAATACTGGCGCATGACCCAGTTCCTGCTGCCGACCCACGGCACCGGCCCCTCGACCCTGCCGGGCGAGACCTATCACGGCTTTACGGTGGTGCCGATCTCGGACACGGCCTGCTGGGCTTATGCCTATGCCTGGAATCCGGACCGTCCGCTGACCAACGAGGAACGCACCAAGCTGGCCGCCGGCTGGGCGCTGGTGTGCGAGAAGGACGAGAATTACGTGCCGGTGCGCAATGTCCACAACGACTTCATGATCGACCGGGACGAGCAGAAGCACCGCACCTATACCGGCGTGAAGGGTCTGGCGGAGCAGGACTCGATGATCCAGCACAGCCAGGGACCGATCGTCGACCGCACCAGGGAGATCCTGACCGGCACGGATTCCGCCGTGGTGCGCTTCCGCACCAAGATGCTGCGCGGCGCGCGGGAATTGCTGGACGGGCAGGAGCCCGTGGCGCCGACCCTGCACCAGGCCTATCGCGCGCGGCCCGGAAGCTGGCTCACCGATGCGAACAAGACCGTGGAAGACGTGATGATGGAGCGCTTCCAGGACCCGCTCGGCCGTGTGCACGAGGATGGGCTCAAGGCGGCGGAGTAGGGCCGCTAGGGCCGCCGGGGCGGCTCTCGCACACCGCTTTCCCGGGCCTGACCCGGGACCCCGTGCCGGGAGGGATACGCGGCCGGGCTTTTTCTTCTCCCGCCTCTTCCGCGCAGGCGGGAGAAGAAGAAGCCGCGCACAGGGAAGGCCGGAGCGCGCCGGGAAGCGCGGCTCCGCGCCCTCACTCCGCGAGGCGCAGGACTTCGAGAATGTCGGCCTCGCCATGGACCCGGCGCGGGTTGGTGTGGGTCCAGCGGTCGTGCATGGTGTTCTGGGCGATCAGGTCGTATTGCTCCGGCGAGACGTCCACGGCCGACAGCGAGCGGGGCATGCCCAGGCCGGCGATGAAGTCGCCGACCACCTCCGACGCCGGCTCGCCCGGACGGCCCATGGCCTCGCTGACCAGCGCCTGGCGGGGCGCGGTCACGCCCTCGTTCCATTTCAGGGCGGCCGGCAGCATCACACACGAGGTGTAGCCGTGCGGCACGTCGCAGGTTCCGCCCAGGATATGGCCGATGGCGTGGCTGATGCCCTTGGGAATGTTACCGGTCATCGACATCCAGGCCCCCATCAGGCATTGCAGCCGGGCGTCGAGATTGCTGGCGTCCGCCTTCACCGCCGGCAGGCCGTTCGCCAGCAGCCGCAGGCCATGCAGCAAGGCGCCCTCGGCATAGGGGTTCAGGAAGGGCGAGCACAGTCCCTCGACGCAATGGTCGACGGCGCGGACGCCGGTGGAGAGCCAGAGCCATTCCGGCGTGTGAACCGTCGGCGCCGGGTCGAGGATCACCGAGACCGGGACCAGATCCGGGTGGGTATAGCCCTGCTTCACCTTGGTGCGCTGGTCGGTGCAGCCGCCCAGCGGGTTGAATTCGCCTCCCGATAGCGTGGTCGGCACGCTGATCTGGCGGACGTCCGGGCCGTCGAACTCCGGGGCGATGTTCTTGCCGTCGGTGGAGGTGCGCACGTGGTAGTCGTCCAGGCCCTCCACGGTGAACACTTTGTGCTTCAGGCAGATCTGCACGACCTTGGTCGCGTCGGTGACGCTGCCGCCGCCGAAGGTGACCAGCAGGTCGGCGCCGGCGGCCTCGGCCTGTTTCGCGCACTCGATCACGGCGTCGCGCGGCGAGTGTGCCGGGATGCCGACGAATGTGCCGGCGTGGCGGTTGCCGAGATCGAATTCCGCGCGAGCGATCTCCTCGGTGCGCTCATAGAGGGAGCGGGAGCCGACGATGAACACCCGCTTCGCGCCGCGGCTGGCGGATTCCTTGGCAATCGCCTCGGCGGCCGGAGTGCCGAACCAGACATTGTCCATGCGGGTGAAGCGATGCTGGCCTTGGATCATGACAGGGTTCCTCGGTTCCCGCCGGAGCGGCGGTTTGGACTGCGCCTATTCGGCGGCGGTTTCGTGGGCGCTGGCCTGGTGCGCTTCCGCCCACTCACGCAGCTTGACCCGCTGGATCTTGATGGTGTTCGGGCTGATCGCGAGCGGCCATTCCTCCACGGCGACAACCCGCACCGGGCATTTGTAATTGGCGAGATTGCGGCGGCAACGGGCGATCAGCGCCTGTTCGTCGAAGTCGGCGTCCGGTTTCAGTTCGACGAAGCCGAAGGCACGCACACCCCGCGCGGTGTTGATGGAGATCACCTGCGCCTTGGCGATGCCCGGCTCCTTTTCCAGCTCCGCTTCGATTTCCGCCGGGCTGACCAGAAAACCGGAGAGGCGCAGCATGTCGTTGATGCGGCTGAGATAAACCAGGCATCCGTCCTCGCGCATCTGGCCGAGATCGCCGGTGCGCAGCCAGCCATCCTCGGTCCAGGCCCTGGCGTTGGCCTCCGGATTGTCCGCATACTCCAGCATCAGGGTCGGGCCCGACACCTCGATCTCCCCCGGAACGCCGGGCGGGCAGAGGTCGCCGGTTTCCTGGTCGCGCACGCGGATGCCGCTCGCCGGGTTCACCGGAAAGCCGCCGCCGAACATCGCTTCGGCCAGCGGCACGTCGCGCGGGCGAAGCGCCATATAGGCCAGGCACTCGCTCATGCCGAAGGCGTTATTGGCATAGATGCCGGCGCGCTCGAACGCCTCCCGGTGCGATGGCAGCGGCGGGTTCACGCCGAAGGCGATGACGAGGCGCAGGGACGGGTAGGGGCGTTGTTCCGCCTCGCCTTCCAGCATACGCACCAGCACCTCGTCGGTGATGACGAGATGGGTGACCTTGTGGCGTTTGATCAACTCCCCTGCCTCGGCCGGATCGAACAGGGCCTGGATGACCTGGGGCGTTCGGGCCGCGGCGGAGAGGGTCAGGTTGACCAGGCCGACGGTGCCGCACAGCGGCGCGGTCTGGAAGAACACCGCGTCCGGCGCCTGCATCCG includes:
- a CDS encoding ankyrin repeat domain-containing protein encodes the protein MPFGLSRRFGLALAVLLTVAVPAWPVRAEPLHDAVIAGDADMVRMLLRAGARADTADIAGLTPLHYAAALGKADAIPLLIGAGADPNARDARGVTPLHLAAASGRTGSVKALLLGGADPNLGFPADGQAVSAARQRISAAVDVYIDLFNGRAREHRPSHRPH
- a CDS encoding iron-containing alcohol dehydrogenase is translated as MIQGQHRFTRMDNVWFGTPAAEAIAKESASRGAKRVFIVGSRSLYERTEEIARAEFDLGNRHAGTFVGIPAHSPRDAVIECAKQAEAAGADLLVTFGGGSVTDATKVVQICLKHKVFTVEGLDDYHVRTSTDGKNIAPEFDGPDVRQISVPTTLSGGEFNPLGGCTDQRTKVKQGYTHPDLVPVSVILDPAPTVHTPEWLWLSTGVRAVDHCVEGLCSPFLNPYAEGALLHGLRLLANGLPAVKADASNLDARLQCLMGAWMSMTGNIPKGISHAIGHILGGTCDVPHGYTSCVMLPAALKWNEGVTAPRQALVSEAMGRPGEPASEVVGDFIAGLGMPRSLSAVDVSPEQYDLIAQNTMHDRWTHTNPRRVHGEADILEVLRLAE
- the acnA gene encoding aconitate hydratase AcnA produces the protein MAITGQDTLGTRRQLNAGGKTYDYFSLEAASAKVGDLSRLPVSLKILAENLLRYEDGRSVSVDDVKQFAAWLNTRKSTAEIAYRPARVLMQDFTGVPAVVDLAAMRDAITSLGGDAQKINPLSPVDLVIDHSVMIDSYGSANSFKQNVDLEFERNRERYEFLRWGASAFRNFRVVPPGTGICHQVNLEYLAQTVWTAEDDDGKTVAYPDTLVGTDSHTTMVNGLAVLGWGVGGIEAEAAMLGQPVSMLIPEVIGFKLTGEMAEGITATDLVLRIVQMLRAKGVVGKFVEFYGEGLDHLSLADRATIANMAPEYGATCGFFPIDGETINYLRFTGRSAEQCALVEAYAKAQGMWRTAGAAEPVFTDTLSLNLSEVVPALAGPKRPQDRVDLPDIPASIVKAMEELGTGNSTPVEGSDYQIDPGDVVIAAITSCTNTSNPSVLMAAGLVARKARAKGLTVKPWVKTSLAPGSQVVQDYLEHSGLQDDLDALGFNIVAFGCTTCIGNSGPLLEPIAEAIDKGNITVGSVLSGNRNFEGRVHPQVKANYLASPPLVVAYAIAGSLKVNVATDSLGKDQDGNDVYLKDIWPSNAEVQAALREHLTQQMFEERYANVLQGPKEWQAIKVSGGETYQWNSGSTYVQNPPYFEGMTAEPGAVSNIVGARPLAVLGDSITTDHISPAGSIARNGPAGEYLTEHQVRPVDFNSYGARRGNHQVMMRGTFANIRIRNQMAPGTEGGVTKHLPSGEVMSMYDASQRYQAEGVPLVVIGGKEYGTGSSRDWAAKGTYLLGIRAVITESFERIHRSNLVGMGVLPLVFQNGQSRESLKLDGSETFDISGVTELKPRMEMDCTIHRADGSSEQIKLLCRIDTLDEVDYYKNGGILQYVLRNMMKAG
- a CDS encoding AMP-binding protein encodes the protein MPTRTLAGLLAAAAESAPAVPALIEAGRTTSYAALDDLSRRFATGLSALGLGQGDRIALWLPNTPAHYALTFAVWRMGATVVGVNTRFRAKEVEDIVGRTGARALVFWPGFKDIDFEAILAAIDPAALRGLEMVIAHDVDGAPNVPASVLGRPVHRLSALADAAPMAEDHGGPDVPAQIFTTSGTTSAPKFVLHAHASLEEHAQRVSAHWRMQAPDAVFFQTAPLCGTVGLVNLTLSAAARTPQVIQALFDPAEAGELIKRHKVTHLVITDEVLVRMLEGEAEQRPYPSLRLVIAFGVNPPLPSHREAFERAGIYANNAFGMSECLAYMALRPRDVPLAEAMFGGGFPVNPASGIRVRDQETGDLCPPGVPGEIEVSGPTLMLEYADNPEANARAWTEDGWLRTGDLGQMREDGCLVYLSRINDMLRLSGFLVSPAEIEAELEKEPGIAKAQVISINTARGVRAFGFVELKPDADFDEQALIARCRRNLANYKCPVRVVAVEEWPLAISPNTIKIQRVKLREWAEAHQASAHETAAE
- a CDS encoding Rieske 2Fe-2S domain-containing protein; translated protein: MLSREQNDMLTQTDPGTPMGEYFRRFWLPVALVEEVREADGPPVRVNIMGEELVAFRDSEGELGLIDARCPHRGAHMFFGRNEECGLRCVYHGWKFDRHGKAMDLPNVPADSNLHKTVRTKAYPVREFGEIVWAYLGPAAGKLPGGQLPELPLLEFAMLPPSQRYVTKQLFECNWAQIMEGDLDTAHFSFLHMPAPTVAETTHAHSQADEKRLRWMRDDPMPQFDVLEHECGFVVAGARKADDKKYWRMTQFLLPTHGTGPSTLPGETYHGFTVVPISDTACWAYAYAWNPDRPLTNEERTKLAAGWALVCEKDENYVPVRNVHNDFMIDRDEQKHRTYTGVKGLAEQDSMIQHSQGPIVDRTREILTGTDSAVVRFRTKMLRGARELLDGQEPVAPTLHQAYRARPGSWLTDANKTVEDVMMERFQDPLGRVHEDGLKAAE